A window of the Aquarana catesbeiana isolate 2022-GZ linkage group LG05, ASM4218655v1, whole genome shotgun sequence genome harbors these coding sequences:
- the LOC141145673 gene encoding uncharacterized protein isoform X1 — MAGEEKRISKAVLTFDEVAVYFSRDEWMTLSSSQQDLYRGVMKDNYQSLLSTGCSIQKPEILSRLEDGGEPWLAEDREEREDVAGLGGSIKREAGDGCDNLGLGEMLHYEDPADDIPPSGIKVEEEMLEPPYHSITSEVTPEDKPHICCHCGKNFSCYQTVERHQSCCNMKRPRWNSPCNSIHNTDLLKHKSPPLQGQSSPNSHQRALNINRPYKCPLCPKTYTQRSTLTKHLRTHTGHRPYRCTVCSKSFIQNSDLVKHHRTHTGEKPYSCSICDKRFAESSSLMKHKRTHNGDRPYHCAECPRSFTSKTVLVRHMTVHTKVSDKARSRTEPTKPKQEEIPPKDSPFSCAHCGKSFRHRTSFVRHQQVHSRQRSFQCPQCEKAFIQNSDLKKHMWTHSGERPFRCQECHKGFIQRSDLVKHHRTHTGERPYQCTLCQKTFAEKSALSKHQKVHSKDKPHKCTECRKGFIQRSTLILHQRSHTGERPFTCLQCNRRFIQKSDLLKHQRVHVRQQSSATNSSADGVSLSYECECGQIFNQLSRFLKHKKLHCSDQLFQCLDCNISFIQKSTFLRHCRSHRAERRHCCVLCQKSFERKSDLQKHWRTHDGQSPYSCQHCGKTFTGRSAIIKHIRWHTGERAYQCNVCEKAFIHRSSLNKHMRTHMGQKPYPCDQCRKSFIQNSDLVKHQRIHSGEKPYHCPECNKRFTEGSSLAKHRRTHAGQRPYHCPHCKRTFKQSLDLVKHLEVHSTETPPAATAFHEIVLTDPIESNTTEQKSLLHQCPECAKTFPNKTSLKKHLRTHNTERQYLCDRCPKSFFQTSDLVKHLRTHTGVRPYHCTECNKGFIQRSDLVKHQRIHSGEKPFQCPECYKSFTEASSLAKHRRIHNRVQPYPCSECGKGFSCSSNLHRHLKWHVDQKQQSSEILEGISIITVGHDEKVGEDALTLHQHKAEIIRAKSFPCNECGKTFGHRSVLVKHLRIHTGERPYVCNVCEKGFIQKSDLVKHYRTHTGERPYSCSDCGRSFIEKSSLAKHQQKHLIPPGTETKGSALSVPSHMHQPVTYWGESEDDPGSLVQKFHVGSVVARPFSSLKSILSSSAECKMAVKKTKVYACLHCDQTFTDHSIFRVHKATHRAQQPHTCTVCGKVVSQRSALVKHMRSHTGDKPYRCLVCQKGFIQNSDLVKHLRTHTGEKPYKCDFCDKRFIDRSAVVKHSRTHSGERPYRCEECTRGFVQKSDLVKHLRTHTGECPYFCQLCGKMFRSHSASLKHQHVCNMAVKEDSPLLYTSEGSYTDNATPNTLYSLEAYQL, encoded by the coding sequence GTGGATCCATTAAGAGAGAAGCTGGAGATGGATGTGATAATCTGGGGCTCGGTGAAATGCTTCATTACGAAGATCCGGCTGATGACATCCCACCGTCGGGAATAAAGGTGGAAGAGGAGATGCTTGAGCCCCCCTATCATAGCATAACATCTGAGGTGACCCCTGAAGACAAACCTCATATCTGTTGTCACTGTGGGAAAAACTTCAGCTGCTACCAAACAGTTGAGAGGCATCAAAGTTGCTGCAATATGAAGAGACCCAGATGGAACTCTCCCTGCAACTCTATACACAACACCGACCTGCTAAAACATAAGTCTCCACCTCTTCAGGGGCAGTCCTCTCCGAACAGCCACCAGCGGGCTCTTAATATCAATAGGCCTTACAAGTGCCCGCTGTGCCCTAAAACATACACTCAGAGGTCCACCTTAACAAAGCACCTCAGGACGCACACCGGGCACAGGCCTTATCGGTGTACCGTCTGCAGCAAGTCTTTCATTCAAAACTCAGACCTGGTGAAACACCATCGTACCCACACTGGGGAAAAGCCTTACAGCTGCTCCATTTGCGATAAACGGTTTGCGGAGAGTTCCTCCTTGATGAAACACAAGAGGACGCACAACGGCGATCGCCCTTACCATTGCGCCGAGTGTCCGAGAAGCTTCACCTCCAAGACCGTCCTTGTTAGACATATGACGGTTCATACAAAGGTTTCCGACAAAGCACGAAGCAGAACAGAACCTACCAAGCCCAAGCAAGAAGAAATTCCCCCAAAAGATTCTCCTTTCAGCTGTGCTCATTGTGGAAAGTCTTTTAGGCATCGGACATCGTTTGTTCGGCACCAACAGGTGCACTCGAGGCAGAGATCCTTCCAGTGTCCGCAGTGTGAGAAGGCCTTCATCCAGAACTCGGACCTGAAGAAGCATATGTGGACCCACTCTGGAGAGCGGCCTTTCCGGTGCCAAGAGTGCCACAAAGGGTTTATTCAAAGGTCAGACCTGGTGAAGCATCATCGGACGCACACGGGGGAACGACCCTATCAGTGCACGCTCTGCCAGAAGACGTTTGCCGAAAAGTCAGCTTTATCCAAACACCAGAAGGTCCATAGCAAAGATAAACCCCACAAGTGTACCGAATGCAGGAAAGGCTTCATCCAAAGGTCAACCCTAATATTACATCAGAGGAGCCACACCGGGGAGCGGCCATTTACCTGTCTTCAGTGCAATCGGCGCTTCATACAGAAGTCGGATCTTCTGAAACACCAGAGAGTCCATGTTAGACAACAGAGCTCTGCTACGAACAGCTCAGCGGATGGCGTTTCTCTCTCTTACGAATGTGAGTGTGGTCAGATCTTCAACCAGTTGTCAagatttttaaagcacaaaaagtTGCACTGCAGTGACCAGCTCTTTCAGTGCCTAGACTGCAACATTAGCTTTATTCAGAAGTCCACGTTTTTGAGACATTGCCGGAGCCACCGTGCAGAGAGACGCCACTGTTGTGTCTTGTGCCAAAAGAGTTTCGAACGGAAAAGCGACCTCCAAAAACACTGGAGGACTCATGATGGACAGAGCCCTTACTCGTGCCAACACTGTGGTAAGACCTTCACAGGGAGATCTGCTATAATTAAACACATTAGATGGCACACGGGGGAAAGGGCGTACCAGTGCAATGTCTGTGAGAAAGCCTTCATCCATCGTTCTTCCTTAAACAAGCACATGAGGACTCACATGGGGCAAAAACCATATCCCTGTGACCAGTGCAGGAAAAGCTTCATCCAAAACTCTGACTTGGTCAAACACCAAAGAATTCACAGTGGTGAGAAGCCTTATCACTGCCCCGAATGTAATAAAAGGTTCACGGAAGGCTCGTCGCTGGCCAAACATCGCAGAACGCACGCTGGGCAGAGGCCGTACCACTGTCCGCATTGTAAAAGAACCTTCAAACAAAGTTTGGATTTGGTCAAGCACCTCGAGGTCCACTCTACAGAGACCCCTCCTGCCGCTACCGCCTTCCATGAGATTGTCCTCACGGACCCCATTGAATCGAACACCACTGAGCAGAAAAGCCTTCTGCACCAGTGCCCGGAATGCGCCAAAACCTTCCCCAACAAAACCAGCCTCAAGAAACATCTCCGAACCCACAACACAGAAAGACAGTACTTGTGCGACCGATGTCCCAAGAGCTTCTTCCAAACATCCGATTTGGTGAAGCATCTTCGAACCCACACGGGGGTTCGCCCATACCATTGTACAGAGTGTAACAAGGGTTTCATCCAGAGGTCGGACCTGGTGAAGCACCAAAGGATTCACTCCGGTGAAAAGCCTTTCCAGTGCCCTGAGTGTTACAAGAGTTTTACTGAGGCGTCCTCGTTGGCCAAACACCGGAGGATTCACAACAGAGTCCAGCCGTATCCGTGCAGCGAGTGTGGAAAGGGCTTCAGCTGCAGCTCAAACCTTCACAGACACCTGAAATGGCACGTCGACCAAAAACAGCAGAGCTCTGAAATTTTAGAAGGGATTTCTATCATCACCGTTGGCCATGACGAGAAAGTTGGTGAAGACGCTCTAACCTTGCACCAGCACAAAGCGGAAATTATCAGAGCAAAATCGTTTCCATGTAATGAGTGCGGGAAGACCTTCGGCCACCGGTCGGTGCTCGTTAAACATTTACGTATTCATACGGGGGAACGCCCTTATGTCTGTAATGTGTGCGAAAAAGGCTTCATCCAGAAGTCGGACCTCGTAAAACATTACCGTACGCACACCGGAGAACGCCCGTATAGCTGCAGCGACTGCGGTAGAAGCTTCATTGAGAAGTCCAGCTTGGCTAAACACCAGCAAAAGCACCTTATTCCTCCTGGGACTGAAACGAAGGGAAGTGCTCTCTCTGTTCCCTCCCATATGCACCAACCGGTCACGTATTGGGGAGAGTCTGAGGATGACCCCGGAAGTTTAGTACAAAAGTTCCATGTGGGTTCTGTGGTGGCCAGGCCTTTCAGCAGCTTAAAGAGCATCCTCTCATCTTCAGCAGAGTGCAAGATGGCAGTCAAGAAGACTAAGGTGTATGCTTGTCTGCACTGCGATCAAACTTTCACCGACCACTCCATTTTCCGGGTCCACAAGGCGACTCACAGAGCGCAGCAGCCTCATACTTGTACCGTATGCGGGAAGGTGGTCAGCCAGCGGTCGGCGCTGGTCAAACACATGCGGTCCCACACCGGCGACAAGCCTTATCGGTGCCTCGTCTGCCAGAAGGGATTCATCCAAAACTCCGACCTGGTGAAGCATCTCCGAACCCACACGGGCGAAAAACCCTACAAATGCGACTTCTGCGACAAGCGATTCATCGACCGCTCGGCGGTAGTCAAACACTCAAGGACGCACAGCGGGGAGCGGCCATACAGGTGCGAAGAATGCACGAGAGGCTTTGTACAGAAGTCGGACTTGGTGAAGCACTTGAGGACGCACACGGGAGAATGTCCGTATTTCTGCCAGTTATGTGGCAAGATGTTTAGATCCCATTCTGCTTCTCTGAAGCACCAACATGTGTGCAATATGGCCGTCAAGGAGGACAGTCCACTGCTCTACACTTCTGAGGGGTCCTACACTGACAATGCCACTCCGAACACTTTGTACAGCTTAGAGGCTTATCAGCTTTGA
- the LOC141145673 gene encoding uncharacterized protein isoform X2, with translation MAGEEKRISKDLYRGVMKDNYQSLLSTGCSIQKPEILSRLEDGGEPWLAEDREEREDVAGLGGSIKREAGDGCDNLGLGEMLHYEDPADDIPPSGIKVEEEMLEPPYHSITSEVTPEDKPHICCHCGKNFSCYQTVERHQSCCNMKRPRWNSPCNSIHNTDLLKHKSPPLQGQSSPNSHQRALNINRPYKCPLCPKTYTQRSTLTKHLRTHTGHRPYRCTVCSKSFIQNSDLVKHHRTHTGEKPYSCSICDKRFAESSSLMKHKRTHNGDRPYHCAECPRSFTSKTVLVRHMTVHTKVSDKARSRTEPTKPKQEEIPPKDSPFSCAHCGKSFRHRTSFVRHQQVHSRQRSFQCPQCEKAFIQNSDLKKHMWTHSGERPFRCQECHKGFIQRSDLVKHHRTHTGERPYQCTLCQKTFAEKSALSKHQKVHSKDKPHKCTECRKGFIQRSTLILHQRSHTGERPFTCLQCNRRFIQKSDLLKHQRVHVRQQSSATNSSADGVSLSYECECGQIFNQLSRFLKHKKLHCSDQLFQCLDCNISFIQKSTFLRHCRSHRAERRHCCVLCQKSFERKSDLQKHWRTHDGQSPYSCQHCGKTFTGRSAIIKHIRWHTGERAYQCNVCEKAFIHRSSLNKHMRTHMGQKPYPCDQCRKSFIQNSDLVKHQRIHSGEKPYHCPECNKRFTEGSSLAKHRRTHAGQRPYHCPHCKRTFKQSLDLVKHLEVHSTETPPAATAFHEIVLTDPIESNTTEQKSLLHQCPECAKTFPNKTSLKKHLRTHNTERQYLCDRCPKSFFQTSDLVKHLRTHTGVRPYHCTECNKGFIQRSDLVKHQRIHSGEKPFQCPECYKSFTEASSLAKHRRIHNRVQPYPCSECGKGFSCSSNLHRHLKWHVDQKQQSSEILEGISIITVGHDEKVGEDALTLHQHKAEIIRAKSFPCNECGKTFGHRSVLVKHLRIHTGERPYVCNVCEKGFIQKSDLVKHYRTHTGERPYSCSDCGRSFIEKSSLAKHQQKHLIPPGTETKGSALSVPSHMHQPVTYWGESEDDPGSLVQKFHVGSVVARPFSSLKSILSSSAECKMAVKKTKVYACLHCDQTFTDHSIFRVHKATHRAQQPHTCTVCGKVVSQRSALVKHMRSHTGDKPYRCLVCQKGFIQNSDLVKHLRTHTGEKPYKCDFCDKRFIDRSAVVKHSRTHSGERPYRCEECTRGFVQKSDLVKHLRTHTGECPYFCQLCGKMFRSHSASLKHQHVCNMAVKEDSPLLYTSEGSYTDNATPNTLYSLEAYQL, from the coding sequence GTGGATCCATTAAGAGAGAAGCTGGAGATGGATGTGATAATCTGGGGCTCGGTGAAATGCTTCATTACGAAGATCCGGCTGATGACATCCCACCGTCGGGAATAAAGGTGGAAGAGGAGATGCTTGAGCCCCCCTATCATAGCATAACATCTGAGGTGACCCCTGAAGACAAACCTCATATCTGTTGTCACTGTGGGAAAAACTTCAGCTGCTACCAAACAGTTGAGAGGCATCAAAGTTGCTGCAATATGAAGAGACCCAGATGGAACTCTCCCTGCAACTCTATACACAACACCGACCTGCTAAAACATAAGTCTCCACCTCTTCAGGGGCAGTCCTCTCCGAACAGCCACCAGCGGGCTCTTAATATCAATAGGCCTTACAAGTGCCCGCTGTGCCCTAAAACATACACTCAGAGGTCCACCTTAACAAAGCACCTCAGGACGCACACCGGGCACAGGCCTTATCGGTGTACCGTCTGCAGCAAGTCTTTCATTCAAAACTCAGACCTGGTGAAACACCATCGTACCCACACTGGGGAAAAGCCTTACAGCTGCTCCATTTGCGATAAACGGTTTGCGGAGAGTTCCTCCTTGATGAAACACAAGAGGACGCACAACGGCGATCGCCCTTACCATTGCGCCGAGTGTCCGAGAAGCTTCACCTCCAAGACCGTCCTTGTTAGACATATGACGGTTCATACAAAGGTTTCCGACAAAGCACGAAGCAGAACAGAACCTACCAAGCCCAAGCAAGAAGAAATTCCCCCAAAAGATTCTCCTTTCAGCTGTGCTCATTGTGGAAAGTCTTTTAGGCATCGGACATCGTTTGTTCGGCACCAACAGGTGCACTCGAGGCAGAGATCCTTCCAGTGTCCGCAGTGTGAGAAGGCCTTCATCCAGAACTCGGACCTGAAGAAGCATATGTGGACCCACTCTGGAGAGCGGCCTTTCCGGTGCCAAGAGTGCCACAAAGGGTTTATTCAAAGGTCAGACCTGGTGAAGCATCATCGGACGCACACGGGGGAACGACCCTATCAGTGCACGCTCTGCCAGAAGACGTTTGCCGAAAAGTCAGCTTTATCCAAACACCAGAAGGTCCATAGCAAAGATAAACCCCACAAGTGTACCGAATGCAGGAAAGGCTTCATCCAAAGGTCAACCCTAATATTACATCAGAGGAGCCACACCGGGGAGCGGCCATTTACCTGTCTTCAGTGCAATCGGCGCTTCATACAGAAGTCGGATCTTCTGAAACACCAGAGAGTCCATGTTAGACAACAGAGCTCTGCTACGAACAGCTCAGCGGATGGCGTTTCTCTCTCTTACGAATGTGAGTGTGGTCAGATCTTCAACCAGTTGTCAagatttttaaagcacaaaaagtTGCACTGCAGTGACCAGCTCTTTCAGTGCCTAGACTGCAACATTAGCTTTATTCAGAAGTCCACGTTTTTGAGACATTGCCGGAGCCACCGTGCAGAGAGACGCCACTGTTGTGTCTTGTGCCAAAAGAGTTTCGAACGGAAAAGCGACCTCCAAAAACACTGGAGGACTCATGATGGACAGAGCCCTTACTCGTGCCAACACTGTGGTAAGACCTTCACAGGGAGATCTGCTATAATTAAACACATTAGATGGCACACGGGGGAAAGGGCGTACCAGTGCAATGTCTGTGAGAAAGCCTTCATCCATCGTTCTTCCTTAAACAAGCACATGAGGACTCACATGGGGCAAAAACCATATCCCTGTGACCAGTGCAGGAAAAGCTTCATCCAAAACTCTGACTTGGTCAAACACCAAAGAATTCACAGTGGTGAGAAGCCTTATCACTGCCCCGAATGTAATAAAAGGTTCACGGAAGGCTCGTCGCTGGCCAAACATCGCAGAACGCACGCTGGGCAGAGGCCGTACCACTGTCCGCATTGTAAAAGAACCTTCAAACAAAGTTTGGATTTGGTCAAGCACCTCGAGGTCCACTCTACAGAGACCCCTCCTGCCGCTACCGCCTTCCATGAGATTGTCCTCACGGACCCCATTGAATCGAACACCACTGAGCAGAAAAGCCTTCTGCACCAGTGCCCGGAATGCGCCAAAACCTTCCCCAACAAAACCAGCCTCAAGAAACATCTCCGAACCCACAACACAGAAAGACAGTACTTGTGCGACCGATGTCCCAAGAGCTTCTTCCAAACATCCGATTTGGTGAAGCATCTTCGAACCCACACGGGGGTTCGCCCATACCATTGTACAGAGTGTAACAAGGGTTTCATCCAGAGGTCGGACCTGGTGAAGCACCAAAGGATTCACTCCGGTGAAAAGCCTTTCCAGTGCCCTGAGTGTTACAAGAGTTTTACTGAGGCGTCCTCGTTGGCCAAACACCGGAGGATTCACAACAGAGTCCAGCCGTATCCGTGCAGCGAGTGTGGAAAGGGCTTCAGCTGCAGCTCAAACCTTCACAGACACCTGAAATGGCACGTCGACCAAAAACAGCAGAGCTCTGAAATTTTAGAAGGGATTTCTATCATCACCGTTGGCCATGACGAGAAAGTTGGTGAAGACGCTCTAACCTTGCACCAGCACAAAGCGGAAATTATCAGAGCAAAATCGTTTCCATGTAATGAGTGCGGGAAGACCTTCGGCCACCGGTCGGTGCTCGTTAAACATTTACGTATTCATACGGGGGAACGCCCTTATGTCTGTAATGTGTGCGAAAAAGGCTTCATCCAGAAGTCGGACCTCGTAAAACATTACCGTACGCACACCGGAGAACGCCCGTATAGCTGCAGCGACTGCGGTAGAAGCTTCATTGAGAAGTCCAGCTTGGCTAAACACCAGCAAAAGCACCTTATTCCTCCTGGGACTGAAACGAAGGGAAGTGCTCTCTCTGTTCCCTCCCATATGCACCAACCGGTCACGTATTGGGGAGAGTCTGAGGATGACCCCGGAAGTTTAGTACAAAAGTTCCATGTGGGTTCTGTGGTGGCCAGGCCTTTCAGCAGCTTAAAGAGCATCCTCTCATCTTCAGCAGAGTGCAAGATGGCAGTCAAGAAGACTAAGGTGTATGCTTGTCTGCACTGCGATCAAACTTTCACCGACCACTCCATTTTCCGGGTCCACAAGGCGACTCACAGAGCGCAGCAGCCTCATACTTGTACCGTATGCGGGAAGGTGGTCAGCCAGCGGTCGGCGCTGGTCAAACACATGCGGTCCCACACCGGCGACAAGCCTTATCGGTGCCTCGTCTGCCAGAAGGGATTCATCCAAAACTCCGACCTGGTGAAGCATCTCCGAACCCACACGGGCGAAAAACCCTACAAATGCGACTTCTGCGACAAGCGATTCATCGACCGCTCGGCGGTAGTCAAACACTCAAGGACGCACAGCGGGGAGCGGCCATACAGGTGCGAAGAATGCACGAGAGGCTTTGTACAGAAGTCGGACTTGGTGAAGCACTTGAGGACGCACACGGGAGAATGTCCGTATTTCTGCCAGTTATGTGGCAAGATGTTTAGATCCCATTCTGCTTCTCTGAAGCACCAACATGTGTGCAATATGGCCGTCAAGGAGGACAGTCCACTGCTCTACACTTCTGAGGGGTCCTACACTGACAATGCCACTCCGAACACTTTGTACAGCTTAGAGGCTTATCAGCTTTGA